In the Onychostoma macrolepis isolate SWU-2019 chromosome 08, ASM1243209v1, whole genome shotgun sequence genome, CCATCTTGAGTCACAAGATGGCGCCAATAAgctaatttaatttgaattaaatatttaaaaaacggTAGTGTGGACTCTTTCAGTTAGGGAAGGGCAGAGTTGtgaagaaattgttgaaaatatttactgCAAAAAATCTTCTCTGTGTTTCACAAAATTCAGGCACTCATGTAATGGAGGGCTCGGGGAAAATGGTGGTGACCGCTGTTGGTGTCAACTCTCAAACGGGAATCATCTTCACCCTCCTGGGGGCCGGAGAGTTGGAGGAAGAGAAGAAAGACTGCAAGAAAGGTTGGCGTCTGTCAGttctttaaaagtattttataaatGCTTAAAAGTTGAGCATGATTAAACATGCAcatcataaaagaaaaatccattTTGCTTGAATACCCACACAGAATTATCCAGATACAGAATGTCTAATGGTCTGGGTCAATTCTATTTCAAGGCATTGAAATTCATTTGAGTTGATTTTTCATTGCTTTTGGTCAGCATTTAGGTTTTGTTTTATGTCTTTACATACCACCTTCGTTTTGTCCTATCCTCTGTTTCCAACAATTCTATCAGAGGTCAGTAGTAATTCATCCACGCAGTTCCCCAGTGTTGAAGCCAAAGAACACAACATCATAAATGGTAGGTGACATTCACAATAGAGAGATGACTCATAAACAGACATCCTGGTTTTAACTCTCCATATCTGTCAAATATTATCCCTCcatgttttatgttttctttctcaTGCACTTTATTGTTCTCTCATGTCAGCTACATTGACCTCAAGCAGCAGAaacaatatttgttttgtttaaatgtctGCATTAACCTTCACAGGGAAGCAAGACGGGACCCTGGAgaacaatcaaaataaaggtgactttcAGGACTGATTTAGAATTGAGTTATGATCACTTTTAAGAGGCATGTTCAGGCATGGTGAATTATGGTTATTATGATAAACTATTTTCAGAATGAAAAACTGCATACTGCACAGTATGTACTGAATGCTGAATTTTAGATATTAATatgttgaatatattttgtaaaatgtcttATGACTTGTCAGTCAGTTCAAATAATGATATTGTGCATACTATATACTGCAAACCACAAAAGTGTAGATTGCTATTTCTAACAGTTACCTATAATTCTGCTTGCCTGATCACTTTGTCTTCACCCACTATAGCTAAGAAACAGGATGAGGCTGTTGCCATGGAGATGCAGCCTTTGAAGAGTGCAGAAGGTGGGGAAGTggaggagaaagagaagaaaaaaaccaGTGTGCCCAAGAAGGAGAAATCAGTTCTTCAGGGCAAACTCACCAAGCTGGCAGTGCAAATCGGGAAAGCAGGTGGGGAGGTCTAATGTTAGGTCAAGTTCTTCTGATCGTATTGGCTTGCTAAATCAAGCGTTATTTTTGCTCGTACTTAGGGATAGGAGTTTTACTGAACCTTTAAGAAATAttctactgttcaaaagaaaagATTCCTTTTATTAAGGAAGAACgcattaaattgtaaaaagaaCGGTTGGTCTCTTtctcatttcaattttttttgtacACCCAAAGTAAACGAATATTATCAAGTGGGTATTCTGACTAAGGTGTTTGCTTGATAGAAATGGggttatttaaattgatttaccACATTTATGGGACTCATACATAAAATTCTGTATTTgaaaccattcaaaagtttaggattagtaaaaaaaattttttaaagacaAATACTTTTGACAGAGCCGATAGCCTAGTAGGCAATGATACAACATATATAGCGTAGCTGAGTTCTAATACTGGCTTGTGGTGCTTTCCCGATCCTGTCCCACTCACTCTATcccaatttgtttttttttgtctgctctctactgtatatatatatataatatagccaaaaatgattaaattgatcaaaagtgacagtaatgcaTCTATaaggttacaaaagatttatatatttttttaaaaatgctgttcttttcaactttctattcatcaaataatctggaaaaaatgtttcatggttttcactaaaatattacacagctgctattgatgataataagaaatgtttattgagcacctgaatgatttctgaaggatcatgtgacactgaagactggaggaataactgctgaaaatacagctttgccgTGAAAGGAggaaatcacattttaaaatagaaaattattttaaatggtaaaatgatctctatattactgtttttatatgttgtatatttcatttagtcttggtgagcatgggagacttctttcagaaatctAAATTAGTAAATCAACCCCAGACATTTggatggtagtgtatatttcgGTCAGTAATTCACCCAATTAATTGTACACAATATCTCAAATTGTGCGGCTctttgaggagaggtgtgctatttTCTAAGCAATCAAACGTATGATTTATTTCAGGTCTGGTGATGTCCGCCATCACTGTGATTATCCTGATGCTGTACTTCGTGATCGAAACGTTTGTCATTGAGGGACAGGTCTGGCTGACAGAATGCACACCTATTTATGTGCAGTACTTTGTCAAATTCTTCATCATCGGAGTTACAGTTCTGGTGGTGGCTGTGCCAGAGGGTTTGCCACTGGCTGTCACCATATCATTGGCCTACTCCGTAAAGGTGAGTCAGAAATGAATAATCTGTATTTTCTGACAAGTTATGTTGAAGAATGCAGCCGTTTTTGTAACGTTGAGTCCATCACAGAAGTGTCATTTACACACAAGTGCCACTAACAGTTTAACACTCGTCCTATTAATGTCATTCCATAGAAAATGATGAAGGACAATAACCTGGTGCGTCATTTGGATGCATGTGAGACTATGGGCAATGCCACGGCAATCTGCTCCGATAAAACAGGGACCCTCACCACTAACCGGATGACAGTAGTGCAGATTTATATAGGGGACCAGCTCTTCCGCGACATCCCAAGACCAGACCAGATTAACCCAAAGACCCTGGAGCTCATCGCCAGTGCTATTGCCGTGAACTGCGCCTATACCTCCAAAATAATGGTGAGAGTACTTTAGTAAAAGACTATATACTTTAGCACTAAACTTTTGCAGTAAACCATGAGAGGCCATGCATTACAGTGATATCACTACAGTTTATGACTGTCATTTCATGCTTTCATTTACCTCTTTCATTTACTTTCTTCCACTCTTTTCACCTCTTCCTCCCAGGCTGCAGATAAGGAAGGTGGGCTGCCCAAACAACTGGGAAATAAGACAGAATGTTCTCTGCTGGGACTTGTGCTGGACCTGAAGCAAGACTACCAAGCTGTGAGGGAGCAGATCCCAGAAGAGAAGCTCTATAAAGTCTACACCTttaattctgtcagaaaatccATGAGCACTGTCATTCAGATGCCTGATGGAAGCTTCTGCTTATACAGCAAAGGAGCCTCTGAGATCCTGCTCAAAAAGTAAATGTTGTCTTTGTATTCATggtgatttttaaaattacaataatgttGTAATGTTAAAATGACATGTAACATTGTTATCTGTTGAACTTAAATTTTTATGATGaaaatgttattgttttcaTCACAAAAAAGACCACTTTAAGCAGCTGTTGTCAACAGGAAATGcttattgagcaccaaatcagcatattagaatgatttttgaaagatCAGTCTTGatagataaatatttaatatttagaatattttaatcAATAACTGCTGGAAGAACACAGAATGGAGAGTATGAGGGTTCTGCATGTGACATTAAAcatacaagttttttttttctttttctgaaaatGAGTAGCATGCAGTTTGtctaaaaatagtaaaaaaataaaaataaataaatatatagtgtaagtgttaaaggaatagttcacccaaaaatgaaaattgctccatgatttactcatcctcaagacatcctaggtgtatatgactttcttctttcagacaaataccactggagttatattaaaaaatttactTATATGGCattttatttaagattttaaaattttgaagtccaataaaagtgcataaatacattgtaaaaattatttcacaCGGCTCCGGGAGGTTAATAAAGTGCTTCTGAAGCGaatcaatgtgtttttgtaagaaaaatatccatatttaaaactttataaaacgTAATCACTAGCTTCTGCTAACTGTCATACTTGCATTCACGAGAGAGTGGCATTCCAGCGGATGCCGTAGAACGTAGGCATAGCAAAGAAATGCTAGTGTCAATGTTACCCAGTTTTGTTTTCatcaaaggaaaaccagtctcctcttggcttatatcgaaatcctccaatgaatgaacatttttaaatataactctgattgtttTCGATTAAAAGAAGAAATTCATACACCTATGATGGCTGGAgtgtgagtaaattttcatttttgggtgaactatccctttaacaggaAGAGACAAAAACATCTCACCTCCTTATAACTGGCTTCTAAATAAATGTGTcaaaaaatgcactgtaaaaaaattaaacagttcTGCCTTCATCTCAGGTGCTCATTCATCTTGGGCCGTGACGGTGAGGTCCGTGCTTTTAAGGCACGGGACAAAGATGAGATGGTGAAGAAAGTGATTGAACCGATGGCATGTGATGGCCTTCGTACAATTTGCATCGCTTACAGAGAGCTCCCAGCTGACCCCATGCCAGACTGGGACAATGAGACAGACATTGTCTCTAACCTTATCTGCATCACAGTGGTCGGCATTGAAGACCCTGTTCGACCTGAGGTATACAGACCAGTTTACTGTCTTGGATGTGTGTAAACATCTCTCCAGTTTAtctaaaaaaacacacatacccTTTAACGTCTGAGCATCAGTAATTATAAgaagttttaaaaatgcataattataACATTGATATCTGTTCTGATTTGCTGATTATAATTCCAATCAGGTCCCAGATGCCATCAAGAAGTGCCAACGAGCAGGCATCACTGTGCGTATGGTGACAGGTGACAACATAAACACTGCACGTGCCATCGCTGCCAAATGTGGCATCATCCATCCTGGTGATGACTTCCTGTGTATGGAAGGGAAGGACTTCAACAGGCGAATCAGAAATGAGAAAGGAGAGGTATACTTCCAAGTTTTGTAGTTATGTATGGAGCTTATGCAGGAACTGTTTCTACAGGTGCTgatcatataattagaatatcatcaaaaagttgatttatttcactaattccattcaaaagtgaaacttgtatattatattcattcattacacacagactgatatatttcaaatgtttatttcttttaattttgatgattataactgacaactaaggaaaatcccaaattcagtatctcagaaaattagaatattgtgaaaaggttcaatattgaagacacctggtgccacactctaatcagctaattaactcaaaacacctgcaaaggcctttaaatggtctctcagtctagttctgtaggctacagaatcatggggaagactgctgacttgacagttgtccaaaagacgaccattgacacgttgcacaaggagggcaagacacaaaaggtcattgcaaagaggctggctgttcacagagctctgtgtccaagcacattaatagagaggcgaaggaaggaaaagatgtggtagaaaaagtgtacaagcaatagggataaccgcaccctggagaggattgtgaaacaaaagccattcaaaaatgtggggagattcacaaagagtggactgcagctggagtcagtgcttcaagaaccactacgcacagacgtatgcaagacatgggtttcagctgtcgcattccttatgtcaagccactcttgaacaacagacagcgtcagaagcgtcttgcctgggctaaagacaaaaggactggactgctgctgagtggtccaaagttatgttctctgatgaaagtaaattttgcatttcctttggaaatcagggtcccagagtctggaggaagagagagaggcacacaatccacgttgcttgaggtccagtgtaaagtttccacagtcagtgatggtttgaggtgccatgtcatctgctggtgttggtccactgtgttttctgaggtccaaggttaacgcagccgtataccaggaagttttatagcacttcatgcttcctgctgctgaccaattttatggagatgcagatttcattttccaacaggacttggcacctgcacacagtgccaaagcaaccagtatctggtttaaggaccatggtatccctgttcttaattggccagcaaactcgcctgaccttaaccccatagaaaatctgaggggtattgtgaagaggaagatgcgatatgccagacccaacaatgcagaagagctgaaggccactatcagagcaacctgggctctcataacacctgagcagtgccacagactgatcgactccatgccacgccgcattgctgcagtaattcaggcaaaaggagccccaactaagtattgagtgctgtacatgctcatacttttcatgttcatacttttcagttggccaagatttctaaaaatcctttctttgtattggtcttaagtaatattctaattttctgagatactgaatttgggattttccttagttgtcagttataatcatcacaattaaaagaaataaacatttgaaataaatatctgtgtgtaatgaatgaatataatatacaagtttcactttttgaatggaattagtgaaataaatcaactttttgatgatattataattatatgaccagcacctataTATAAATCTTTACCCTATTGCCAGGATTTACAAATATATGttaagaatatattttacaaatataagaTATATGTAGTTAAATATataactgttcaaaagtttattttcattgttttttttataagaaataatatttgtaatcaacaaggatgcattaaattgatcaaaagtgatagtaaagacaatGTTATAAGTTataacttaatataaaaatatataaaatattaagcaccacaactgttttcaacattgatgataataagaaatgtttcttgagcaccaaatcaacatattagagtgatttctgaaggatcatgtgacactgaagactgaagtaatgactgttgaaaattcagctttgctaacacaggaataaattgcagtTTCTAATCtaccaaaatataatttttaataataattaaatataataataataataataataatatttcacaatatgcattttttcttttcaaattctTTTTGCAGATTGAGCAAGAACGCATTGATAAAATTTGGCCCAAGCTCAGAGTTCTAGCTCGTTCCTCCCctacagacaaacacacattaGTCAAAGGTGAGTCTCTCTGTCAGTTGTGTTCATACCTTGTTCCTATAGGGACGATTACCTCTCCATTATGTCCTTCGTGGAATTTTCTCATAACCACTTACAGTACAATGCAAATGTGATATGATGGCATTTATGCTGACTTTTGCAGTAATACCAAGCTTTTCCTGATATGAGTGCTgattattttcagcattttggCCAAATTTACATTACATATATTTTGGTTGTGAATCGgttattaggtttttttttattttgcttgtgtCTTGTGTTCAGGTATCATAGACAGCACCATTTTAGAACAAAGGCAGGTGGTTGCAGTCACCGGTGATGGCACAAATGACGGACCTGCTCTTAAGAAAGCTGATGTGGGGTTTGCAATGGTGAGAAGATCCATCCACTAAATATATGAAACATATTTTTGAGGTTCTGTTTCACATAGTGTAATGATAAACCCAACTGAAGCTAAATACGAGACATTCAGTGCACATGAATGTTGCTTTTACACTAGAGGTTTTGGTTTGGCTCAGGTTTGGTTGACAGTGAAGTTTGTTTCCTTGAGTAGTATGAAAGCCATCCTCCAAACCACACTTCAAGTTAATTGGAAAAGTTAATATGAGATGCAGTGCATATCAACTGGTATACACAGATTGTGTGAAAACAAAACTGTgactcttattttttttaaattcaatgtTAAATTGAAACATACCAGATTTAAAGATGTCTGAATACTCAAAAAAAGTCATTGATTTCTCTGTTTGCCCAGGGCATTGCTGGTACAGATGTGGCCAAGGAGGCCTCTGATATCATCCTGACGGACGATAACTTCTCCAGCATAGTAAAGGCTGTGATGTGGGGACGGAATGTGTATGACAGCATCTCCAAGTTCTTACAGTTTCAGCTCACAGTGAATGTGGTGGCTGTTATAGTAGCCTTCACTGGTGCCTGCATCACGCAGGTACATGCATACACTTATATTTGTCTGCacacttccattcaaaagtttggggtcagtaagtgttcattttttccctttttctttttttcagcaaggatgcgttaaagtgatgttacaaaatatttctgtttcaaataaatactgttcttttgaactttttattcttcctgaaaaatgtatatcacggtttgcacaaaatattaagcagcctTAGCCTATGTTTTTTACTTATGTTATATGTTTGGTCCATGGGATTCTATTTTTGGCACATGCAAACATGGTCACATTCTTtacttgcataataaaaaataaaaaacaataacttcCACTGAACATTTCTtgtaattatgatttattatgaaaaattgTACCACTTTATATTGTGTCTTTAACATATTGTTTCTTTAACAATGTACTGtccttacatttaaataaatcatgtgctacaaggcaaaaaaaaaaaaaattattaagcagcacaaccgttttcaagggcaccaaatcagtattttagaatgatttctgaaggataacaCTAAAGACTCGAGTAATGCTGATGATAATTCAGCTTGAACATCACaggaatcaattacattttaaaatatactgaaataaaaaactgatattttaaaattgttataatgctttattactgtttttactctgTGATCacataaattcagccttggtgggcttaagagacttctttcaaaaactttaaaCTTCTTACTGACctgaaacatttgaatggtaatgtatataTGCACTAATATAACTTGACATTTAAactgtgttttattaatttattttttgttctgtttttgtgtATGTAGGATTCACCCCTTAAGGCTGTGCAGATGCTGTGGGTCAATCTGATCATGGACACATTTGCTTCTCTGGCTCTTGCCACAGAGCCGCCCACCGAAGCGTTGCTCCTGAGGAAGCCCTACGGCCGAAACAACCCCCTCATATCTAGAACTATGATGAAGAACATCCTTGGCCATGCAGTTTACCAGCTCGTCATCATCTTCACCCTGCTCTTTGTAGGTACGGTACTTTGCGCACTGTTTCTGTCAAAGGATTTGATAGATACATAAACtttgttgtcttttttcagACGTCTACAAGGATGCACAATTAATATGTGTAAAATTAGTGATAGTcaatattatactgtatattgttttaatttattggtTTCAGTTGATATTGTGTACTCATGTCATCTTTTCCTGACCTTCTGCTCAGGTGAGAAGATCTTTGACATAGACAGTGGACGTAATGCTCCACTTCACTCTCCTCCCTCCGAGCATTACACCATCATCTTTAACACGTTTGTCCTCATGCAACTCTTCAATGAGATCAATGCCCGTAAGATCCACGGAGAGAGGAACGTGTTTGATGGAATCTTTTCAAACCCTATCTTCTGTTCAATTGTGCTGGGGACCTTCGCAATACAGGTGAACACATACAAATCTCTAGATAAAGAAGTCTAGATTCTTTGATTTCCATTTCTACTTTCTTTATAAACTAAATgccatatatatacacaactgttcaaaagtttggtttgttgaaagaagcctcttatgctTACTCTTGTGTTTGATCAAGAATACATTCAAAAATAGTATATACgtgtaaaataagtgttttaatatatttttaaatgtaatttatttctgtgatggcaaagattgattttcagcatcattactccagtcttcagtgtcacatgatccttcataaatctttctaatatgctaagCAAGGACACAATATAGTGTGACAAAAAATGCTTAAGAACTTGAAAAAACATGGAAACTGCATCTCAAATATACACTTTCcctcatatatacagtatttgtacAATTTGATGCATTTGTGCTTCAAACGTGGATAAAAGTAAACCACTCTACTACTATATCTCTGTTTATGATTTGTAGATTGTGATTGTGCAGTTTGGTGGGAAACCTTTCAGCTGTTCCCCCTTAAATGTGGAGCAGTGGCTTTGGTGCCTGTTTGTGGGAATGGGAGAGCTGGTCTGGGGGCAGGTAAGTGCTGCAATCCACTGCTTTTCCACTCTGGATGCTCTCAGTGAAAATGACTTTCAAAAATGTCAGCTTTAGTTGTACTTCATTGTATTGTTTTCTCTCTAGGTGATAGCATCAGTGCCAACACATCAGCTGAAGTTTCTGAAAGAAGCGGGCCACGGGCCGGCTGCAGACGAGATCATGGATGAGGATCTAgctgaggatgaggatgagatTGACTATGCAGAGAGAGAGCTGAGGCGAGGACAGATCCTGTGGTTCAGAGGACTCAACCGAATTCAGACTCAGGTGACGTTCAGTCTTTGTCTAGTCCTGTCTGTTTAACATTGCTTTTGTGTTGTTTCGACAGGGACAGCTGTTCCCGCATAGACACATACTGCCTTAAAATGTACCAAATGCCTTCTCTGCCACATGCTCTAGTTTGCGCACTTTCTTCGAACTTTACTTTCCTcataattcaaacatttttctttctt is a window encoding:
- the atp2b3a gene encoding plasma membrane calcium-transporting ATPase 3a isoform X4, translating into MGDLGNSTVDFHPKKPGMDKGGDDGDFGVTIDDLCSLMELRGPEALQKIQENYTDTETLCHRLKTSPADGLSDNPADLEKRRQVFGMNFIPPKKPKTFLQLVWEALQDVTLIILEIAAIISLGLSFYQPPGGDTEACGEVSAGAEDEGEAEAGWIEGAAILLSVLCVVLVTAFNDWSKEKQFRGLQSRIEQEQRFAVVRNGTVIQIPVAEMVVGDIAQVKYGDLLPADGVLIQGNDLKIDESSLTGESDHVRKSIDKDPMLLSGTHVMEGSGKMVVTAVGVNSQTGIIFTLLGAGELEEEKKDCKKGKQDGTLENNQNKAKKQDEAVAMEMQPLKSAEGGEVEEKEKKKTSVPKKEKSVLQGKLTKLAVQIGKAGLVMSAITVIILMLYFVIETFVIEGQVWLTECTPIYVQYFVKFFIIGVTVLVVAVPEGLPLAVTISLAYSVKKMMKDNNLVRHLDACETMGNATAICSDKTGTLTTNRMTVVQIYIGDQLFRDIPRPDQINPKTLELIASAIAVNCAYTSKIMAADKEGGLPKQLGNKTECSLLGLVLDLKQDYQAVREQIPEEKLYKVYTFNSVRKSMSTVIQMPDGSFCLYSKGASEILLKKCSFILGRDGEVRAFKARDKDEMVKKVIEPMACDGLRTICIAYRELPADPMPDWDNETDIVSNLICITVVGIEDPVRPEVPDAIKKCQRAGITVRMVTGDNINTARAIAAKCGIIHPGDDFLCMEGKDFNRRIRNEKGEIEQERIDKIWPKLRVLARSSPTDKHTLVKGIIDSTILEQRQVVAVTGDGTNDGPALKKADVGFAMGIAGTDVAKEASDIILTDDNFSSIVKAVMWGRNVYDSISKFLQFQLTVNVVAVIVAFTGACITQDSPLKAVQMLWVNLIMDTFASLALATEPPTEALLLRKPYGRNNPLISRTMMKNILGHAVYQLVIIFTLLFVGEKIFDIDSGRNAPLHSPPSEHYTIIFNTFVLMQLFNEINARKIHGERNVFDGIFSNPIFCSIVLGTFAIQIVIVQFGGKPFSCSPLNVEQWLWCLFVGMGELVWGQVIASVPTHQLKFLKEAGHGPAADEIMDEDLAEDEDEIDYAERELRRGQILWFRGLNRIQTQIRVVKAFRSSLYDGIERPESRNSIHDFQAHPEFIITDSVHNIPLIDETDVDDESERSNHNHVRVALRHPSPNSQPQEPQRPPRSRYPSRPLRQQSLPVTLNCNNNAAESRVYLGSSVSPCPASPLHSLETCL
- the atp2b3a gene encoding plasma membrane calcium-transporting ATPase 3a isoform X6, which produces MGDLGNSTVDFHPKKPGMDKGGDDGDFGVTIDDLCSLMELRGPEALQKIQENYTDTETLCHRLKTSPADGLSDNPADLEKRRQVFGMNFIPPKKPKTFLQLVWEALQDVTLIILEIAAIISLGLSFYQPPGGDTEACGEVSAGAEDEGEAEAGWIEGAAILLSVLCVVLVTAFNDWSKEKQFRGLQSRIEQEQRFAVVRNGTVIQIPVAEMVVGDIAQVKYGDLLPADGVLIQGNDLKIDESSLTGESDHVRKSIDKDPMLLSGTHVMEGSGKMVVTAVGVNSQTGIIFTLLGAGELEEEKKDCKKEVSSNSSTQFPSVEAKEHNIINGKQDGTLENNQNKAKKQDEAVAMEMQPLKSAEGGEVEEKEKKKTSVPKKEKSVLQGKLTKLAVQIGKAGLVMSAITVIILMLYFVIETFVIEGQVWLTECTPIYVQYFVKFFIIGVTVLVVAVPEGLPLAVTISLAYSVKKMMKDNNLVRHLDACETMGNATAICSDKTGTLTTNRMTVVQIYIGDQLFRDIPRPDQINPKTLELIASAIAVNCAYTSKIMAADKEGGLPKQLGNKTECSLLGLVLDLKQDYQAVREQIPEEKLYKVYTFNSVRKSMSTVIQMPDGSFCLYSKGASEILLKKCSFILGRDGEVRAFKARDKDEMVKKVIEPMACDGLRTICIAYRELPADPMPDWDNETDIVSNLICITVVGIEDPVRPEVPDAIKKCQRAGITVRMVTGDNINTARAIAAKCGIIHPGDDFLCMEGKDFNRRIRNEKGEIEQERIDKIWPKLRVLARSSPTDKHTLVKGIIDSTILEQRQVVAVTGDGTNDGPALKKADVGFAMGIAGTDVAKEASDIILTDDNFSSIVKAVMWGRNVYDSISKFLQFQLTVNVVAVIVAFTGACITQDSPLKAVQMLWVNLIMDTFASLALATEPPTEALLLRKPYGRNNPLISRTMMKNILGHAVYQLVIIFTLLFVGEKIFDIDSGRNAPLHSPPSEHYTIIFNTFVLMQLFNEINARKIHGERNVFDGIFSNPIFCSIVLGTFAIQIVIVQFGGKPFSCSPLNVEQWLWCLFVGMGELVWGQVIASVPTHQLKFLKEAGHGPAADEIMDEDLAEDEDEIDYAERELRRGQILWFRGLNRIQTQMEVVSTFKRSGSFQGAVRRRSSVLSQLHDVTNNSTPSHVVLSTANATGAPGNPGGESFP